cccctgtgcccccatCACCCCTCTCCAGAGAGCCCTCCCATTTGCGCCTCCAGAGgcagcttccctctccccctgcctcccctgcTCCCGAGCTCCTCACACTCGTCCCCTTTgccttccccctcccgcccccagctcGTTCGTCGGGAGGCTCTCAGACTCTTTGCCacaaggccaatgggagctgcacctgaGGCAGGCGCCTGCTTGCAGATACAGACCTGCCTGGCCGGGCCTCCccagcatggggagggggagtcaAAAGTGAGCAAGCCCCGGTCACCATCATCACAGGCCCAGCAATTCCATGGACATTTAATTTCACTGAGGCCAGTAATTTAATCTACGCTTCCTTTCCAGACAGCTTGTGGCTTTTCCTGTAGGAAATCTTTCACGTCCTTGGCCAAGCAGCCCAGTTATAGTTTTTCACCTGAGAAGTATATTTTCTGGTTGTTCAAAAGCTCATTTATTTTGTTAACTCAGTCAGTTTCATAGGGAATTTTAAGTCACTTGaattgtaactgttgtttttttttccattggtccAAAACCACATGGAAGATGTgcagatttttatttctgtgggCCAAACCATGTAGAAATGTAAATGTCAGAGCTAGAAAAGCTCTGCAAGGCTTAGGGTCCCTCAGGAAATTGTCCTCAAGTCATTCATTCTTCTGGGCATTCCATTCTATTGTTCCCTCCTACGGTGATAGAGATCAGTGTCTCCACCCACAGGGGAGCTGCAGAAAACTGGGCCAagcctgcagctgcactgcctgtgCCCTTGTTCGCTGTCTGCTCCATCTACCAACCCCTTTGGTCTCCCTGGGATTCCCCCTCCTATTACTCCCTCTGCATCTTCTTTCTCTGGAGCTTCTCATGAAGTAAAGTTATCATTACAGGTTCTTATCTCCGTAATACATTtaattttgatgtatttattaATGTTAATTAATGCACTATGGTAGTCCTCCTTCAGCCCTCTATATAAATTGATCCTCTTCTTTCCATATGTTTTGCTCATAGGGTTTTCTGCAGCCCTAGGGCAGCCAGCAATGACCCCTGGGCCTTTGCGatggggtgaaggaaggggacCATGAGATCCCTATTTATGACATTTGCAAGAAGTGTTATCATTACTCAGGGTACCAAATGTGTCTTCAAATCCCAAAGGAAgctcattttcatttttcatatAATAATTTCATATACAGTATACACACATTTTTCATTAATTCTATGagttgatttattattattaattattatttattattaactaGGTTACTGGGGTTTTTCAGTGTGGAAAATTGTGTGCTATTTTACAGGTTGAATGACATAATACCCCCTACCTCCCCCAATGTCCATCACTAAGTCTGATAACTTTGTCAAATGTCCATCGTGGAACATGGTGGTGCTTAGCCCTGTCCCATTCTTCGGAGGGACAAGGAGTCTAGAGCAGCCTGGAGGGTTAGTGGGGGgctggcactggcagcagcaagtgacctggccccagcccgctctgctcCACCCAGGgggcggaggtttgggggaagggatgcagtggggggggagaagtggggttgggtgtgctggggccaggttgctcgctggtgccaggccccccactaagcccccaggctgccctggaccctatGTCTCCCGAAGCACAAGGCCCCCCTGAAAGCACGGGGTCCAGGACAGTTGCCCCAATCCATCCTATGGATGGGACAGCTCTgcttgggcaccaccaaaaattatacaaacctgctgctcctggttggatagggggtggggttctggggtggtggtgaggggtggaggtctctggagggggctgtcagggagcaggggtgttggCTAGacataggagtcccaggggtctgtcagggggtggggggggtggatagggggcagagCCTTGCCTACTCAGCCCTTCATATAATTTTGCAGCCCCGATgtgccctcgggccaaaaagtttgcccaccctacCCTAATATCTCAAACAAAGTGGCTTTGTGTTTTAATTTAGCCGCATGATACACTCTCTATAGAAAGCCCGCATTTGCTCGCAGCATGAGTCCCCTCTACTGCGGCGCCGCATTATCGTTAgtcctccccaccaatttccaCTACTATTCTAGAAAATTCTTTGACCTATATAAGTGGCCGCATCAGGTGTGTCCAGCGCAGTGTCTATAGTGTTTGTTATCTTTGTTGCGTGTACTCTACTGAAATAGCATAACAAGCCACCCATGGCTTTACTTTTTATTCAATCATCTTATATCCCCTTTTAATTTTAGAATATGGGTCGGTTTGAGTTAAGAAAAGGAGCAGACAAACTGAATTATAATGTACGTGTTGACAGTAGTGCAAATACCTCGGACTCCTCGGTTAAGAACTCACATGAAGATAATCCTGCCACCAGTTCCAGTGCATGCAATAAACTGAGTAATGGCCAACAGAAACAGACTTTGTCTCTTAGTTCAGGTCAGTATAGTTCCTATTCAAAGCCATCAAACATTCCATCTGATGACCCAGTCTGTGATATTCCAAAAAATAGATTAGAACCTCGGTCTCGATTATCTAGAGGTCCTTATCAGCCTAGATTGAGCATGTTTCCTAGAAGTAAAATAGGTAATAAACAAAGCAGTTTTCAGTCCAATTGGTATGAGAAGCATAGGTGGTTAGAATACAGCCCATCAGAGGATGCAGCATTTTGCTTTTACTGCTGTTTCTTCTCTAATGATTCAGCAAACAAAGGTCACATGGATCCAGCATTTATTGATAAGGGATTCACAAACTGGCATAGGGCtgacaaatgtttttaaaactatgAACTGTCAAAAATCTCATGTGTTGAGCTGTTCTTCATGGTGAAGTTTTTATGACGGGAAACCTATTGATGTATTGTTGGATGAGGGCAAGCAGGCTTAACTGTCTAAACAAGAAGAACGGTGTCATAACCGAAGTGTAATGGAGCGACTGATTGACATTGTTCTGTGTTTGACGAAAGGTGGGAGACCATTCAGGGGTCACAGTGAAAAAGTTGACACTTTTGAGGAAGGTTTATTTCTAAATCTTGTCAATATGCTCCAAAAATATGATCCCATAATGGCAAAGCATGTGCAACAATCTCCTCAAAAAGCTACCTGAGTAATCACATCCAAAATGATTTAATTGTGGCCTTGCACAACGTTGTGCAACAAAAGATTGTGTCTTCACTAAATGGAAAAGTGGTCTCAATAATTGCTGCCGACACTACTGACTGTGGACACCATGAACAGATGTCCGTTGTGGTGCGGTATTTTGACAATGAAAAATATAGTCAAGTTGAACATTTTGTGTCTGTTCAGAGACTACTGACAGTTGATGCACAGTCTATTTTTAACCAGTTAAATGACGTCCCTGGCATTCTTAAAATTGACTGGTCATCAGTgatgtctgtctgttttgatgGCGCATTTACTATGTCTGGATGTACTGCGAGAGTTCAAATGACatgtaaagaaagaaacaatGAAATACTCTGTGCACACTGCTATGCGCATTGTTTGACCTTCATCCTAGTAGATGCATGCacttcaagtaaacaaaacagaactgtctGATTTTTTTGGTGCTATTCAGACTCTTTATGCCTTCATGGAGGGGAGTCCTGTGTGACATGCAGTAATGGAGAAGATTTCACAAGAAGTAGGATCTCAGTTGAAGATTTTGAAGTCACTGTCAAACACAAAATGGGCAtgcagagcagaagcagtggcTGCTATAAAACAAAACTACTCCATCATTTTACAAGCTTTACAAGAGATTATCGAAACCACTCACCTTGGTGATGCTAAAATAAAAGCCAGGGGCCTTATACATGAACTAAATTCATTCAAGTTCATCTTTGCCCTTCACATGATGCACCGTATTCTCCAGATGGTGGTAAAAGTGAGTAAGGCTCTTCAAGCTCCAGATCTCAACTTACTTACTGCAATGACAGGGGTGAAAAGCTTGCATAACTCTTTGACTGCGATGAGAAGTGGCCCAGAATATTTTCAATCTATTTTTAATGACAGTGTGAAAATGTCTGTAGAGAATGATATATCCATTTCCCCAGTTAAGaagagaaaaacatccactcGTATTGATGATGCGTTTGAGTCCCAGAATCACTCTGAAACAAAAAAGGAGCAGGAGAGAATAACTTCATTGTACCCACTCCTAGACTCAATGATTACCGGCATTGACCAGCAATTTGAACAGGAGACTTGTAAAGTTGTGACTGCAATGGGAAAACTGCTGAGATTAGACACTGGCAGGGATGATATGAGAATCATTGCCAACAAATTTAAAGTGTCCTTGGATgagttggaagctgaagtcagattGCTTCACACTTATGACAGATCTGTTCCTAAAGGCAGCACTATGAACACCACCAGAGAGTGGCTTGATTGGCTAAAGGAATCGGATTGGTCTTCCATGTTCCAGGCCTTTTACAAATCTATTCAATGCTTTCCAGTCTTACCCGTTACAAGCTGTTCATGTGAAAGAGCCTTTCGAAACTAGCACATGTGAAAAACAAACTAAGTACAATGTCCCAACAGCACCTCAactcattcatgattttgtacatTGAACAAGAATTGGCTTTGTCAGTTATTTACAATGATGTGATTGAGGAATTTAAGTCCATAACACCTGGTGAGCGACGTCTCATTCTCTAGGATAGGAAGATGAAGAAACCTTAATCTGTTTTGGTCAATTTGGCTTAGCTCATTATCTGGTTAAAGATAAAGATCATGAAAATTGACTATATCTTTGTATACGCCTGGTTATCAATTAGAGCAAAAATTTGGTATtgtgtgtttcattttttaagtttgtattttttaagtaaagtttagttgttaattttaaaaaaataattttttagttAAGTTTTAGTTTCTTTAGTTTGATGAATAAAAAGAATGTCTTTTACGGTtgagtattcaataaatgtttgcctttaaaaaaaattcccagggtgcacaccctaatgaaatgtgctgcgcacTCCTATgattagattgcttttggcattcatgaAACAGCTGAACATGGTGGAACatcgcttttgggctcgggaaactaGCATTGAGCGGTGAGATTGCATCGTTCTGCAGGTctaggatgacaagcagtggctgcagaactttcggatgcagaaagtcaccttcctggaactatgtgctgagctcaccccagacttgcagtgcaaggacaccaaaatgagtgCTGCCCTCTTGAGGGAGAAGCACATGGTGATCtcagtgtggaagctggcaactccagactgctaccagttggtcacgaatcagtttggagtcaggaagtcACCCGCTGGGGCTGCATTAaggcaagtgtgcagggccattaattgcatcctgctgcgAAAGACCGTGACTCTCGGCAATGTGAGTGAAATTGTGGATGGATTTGCAAAAATGGATTTGTCTAACTGTGGAGCGGTGATAGATGGCACATGTATTCAAATTTTGACACTGGACTATCTACCGATGGAGTACATCAATCAGAAGAGGTACTTTTCCCTGGTTTTGCAGGtgtttgtggatcaccgtggatatttcactgacatcaatgcaggGTGGTCCAGAAAAGTGCATGACGCATGAATCTGTAGGAACACTGGCctttacagaaagctgcaagcagggactttctttccagaccagaagatcaccataggtaATGTTGAAAttcccatagtgatcctgggagacctggtgtaccccttaatgccatggctcatgaagctggaCACGGGAAACCAAGCTagcagtaaagagcagttcaacaataggctgagtaGGTGCAGGATGACCACGGAATGTGCATGTGGCAgattaaaggtgcgctggcgatGCCTTTATGGCAGATTAGGCCTCAATGAGGAAAATACTCCCATGGTCATAGCCACGTGTTGCACATTGCATAATATTTTAAGTGCAATCTCAACATAACCCTTAATTATGGAAGCACTGTTGTCCCTCATATACTTCAGGAAAACCTAATACATTATAAATTTTAGCATAATTCACCAGGGAGAAAATAATGGCTCCACTGCATTGTCActggcaaaacacccattgacttcagtggaacaaaGAGTTCATCTgtcatctttaattaaagctcTAACAAGCATTTATTCTTTGCTACTTTCAATTTAGtgtgaatttcattttatttttttcctgcagatTGTTTACTTTTCCACATCAGCTTACTTTAATGTTTCCCTGTCAAGTTTGTTCTCCAAAGAAATGAAACTGGtttatttagaaaaaacaaaaacccacccacCAGCAATCTGAGTGAGAGAAGCAACCCAAATTACAAGAATTGCATCAAAGAACTATTTCCCTCTACTATATTTAGGGTTAGTTTTCAAGAAAGACTCCTGCAAACTTTTAATCGTTGAAGCCACCAAAAGGCTTTTCCAAAATCAGATAGGGCCAgtttaaataagtaaataaataaaaagcttatGAGAAATATTTCAAGAAGAAAGTTCCACAGCAGCAATCTCAACATACCCCTGAGAGTTTCATCaatgtacaatttaaaaaataattcagagactcagagaaagggaaaaagccAGTTCCCTTTCCCACCAGGTACAGATAAAGCCAAATTTCAGAAGCATATTGATTACAAGTAGGACTGTATAGAGATGAAGCTTTCCCCCAAACAGACAAGACTAACTGTGATTGGTCCCGTGACCTCATCTTCATTGGCAAGGCATGGGGCATAAATAGGCTCAGGCTCAGAATAAGCCACACTGGTTTTGGGAAGTGGTTAGGAAAAAGAACTGCTAAGTTACAGAAACTTTTGAATGTAATAAATTTAATCAAAGTTTGATAGCAAAATGCGATTACCCTTTTGCCACTCTCCCACTTTCACCCCACTTGCcttttgtgataaatgaagtgtgtggtggggtagctccctttgatggacacccagctagcaagttagctgtaaaatccccccttagtagctgttctcttcttgctttacctgtaaacggttaaaaagtcccccaggttaaaaaaaagaaaaagtgggtACTTGACCTAAAGAGCCAATGtaaaggctagaacttttaaaattgggaaagaaactttccttttgtctgttgccctctctgggctgaagagacaggcagcaggaatgctgtgtgaaGTTTGAACCAGATATAAAAACCATCAGTTCATATCTAGAACTTCTTTTAACAACCCAACCATGTAAGTAAATTCGGAATGTTTAGGACGacatgattaggtttatttctgtttattttgcaAGGCTTGTGAACTCCTCTGTGCTagccccagatgcttttgtttgcttgtaacctttaagctgaactccCAAGAAACTATTTGGGGtgattaatttttggaattgctcttttaaaatctagcaaaagctgaagttccagatgtattttcttccttttttaataaaatttaccttttgtaagaacaggatgggatttttttgtgtcctaagaagTTTGTGCATCTTGTTTGATTACCTGGTAGCAACAGctaacttcctttgttttctttctcagctcttccccggagggggggtgaaagggcttgagggtacctcaCAAGGagaaattcccaagtgcaccttcctgggtacAAGGGGGGTTTTGCGTTTGGGTGGTAgcagtgtttaccaagccaaggtcagagaaaccttgggagtttaatacaagcctggagtggcaagtattaatatttaaaatccttgcgggcccccatcttctgcactcgaagtgacagagtggggattcagccttgataCCTTTATTGTGATATTATACTGCCAAGATTTTCGCTAGAGAAAATTGTGAGCTGGGACTCATTTCTTCCAATTCCAACTCGTCGCTACACTACAGGGATGGGAACTTActgtatgtctactctgcaattaaaaAGCTGCAGTTGGCCCCTGGCAGCTGACTtgagcttgcagggcttgggctaagggactattgcagtgtaaacatgcaGGCTTGGGCTACAGCCTGAGCCAAAACATCTACACCATAATTAAGCAGCCCCTTAGCACgaaccctgcaagcctgagttagctggcatgggccagccacaggtttttaattgcagtgtagacatacccttaaattaCAGCCCCAACAGCCAGCTGACCACTCATCAAAACCCCTTAATTTAAGCCATGGGTTTTGTCACAAATCACCCATTTTGTCTAAAAGAGCCCTTTGTGATTAAGAGTACTGTTTTCTCTGTGCGATCCTGCACAAAGATTTACtttcaatcatttttattttacttgataCAAAATATTAACATTACAAAAGGTGCATTTTATGTAAAATCAATCAAGGGCTATTACATTTTCTCATATGTTAATTCATGGCCACATATAGTACATGTCTTTTTGTACATATCTTCTTCAATGTTTTCTTCGGGTCCGTACTCATGCTGGTGGGAACCTGTTCCTCTTTTCCACAAACTGCTCCTAACAGCTCGACGGAGCTCTGATGAAAAATGTCAACAAAGTCTATGGTAAGTAAAtggtagttatttaaaaaaaaaaaagagagtcgGCACTAAGGACAAACACTGTTGTGAGGAGACCAAACAAAGGGGGgagaaatagctcagtggtttgagcactggcctgctaaacccagagttgtgagggggctatttagggaactgaggtaaaaatctgactggcaattggtcctgctttgagcaaggggttggactagatgacctcctgaggtccctttcaaccctgatattctatgatttcacaACAGATTAAGGGACAAGAAACTCAGTATTTAGGGAGACTCACATTACTTGTGTATTCTGAGAGAATGTCTGTTGTTTCTGAAACATATctagagccaaattctgattGCCTTATTCATGCAAGAATTGCCATTCAAGCCACACGAACTACTTGTATGAAGAGACTACAATAGCTCTGAAAGAGCATTTGGGTTATTCTTCCAAGTTTATTACTGAGGCTATGTgtggtattattatttttttttgtaataaaatagGTGAGGCTATGTGAAACTAAACATAGGAGTCCTCAAAGCTGCCAGGCGCCCAGGttttaattttgacttttttgattTACAAAACCAAGATGTAATCTCATATGCCAGACTTTGTTGTGAGTATCTGAGGCCCCATTTCCTATCTATAATGTTCGTTCCTGAAATTACTTAATTTGGTAAATTGGAGTTAAAAGGAGTAATTTTGTAAAATTTCTCATCAGTCCTCGGTCATACCTCTTATTCACCTCAGAAGCTCTGCATAAAGCCTCAAAATTACAGATACTGTAAAGGAAACCCAAACATGCCAGTATAGGCTTTTTCTTACATCAATATAATACTGCTGTTAAGAAGCCTACATCACTATGgtctctttaaaatatattttcaaactgGATCTCTGTTATTAACATCTTTCCCCTCAATATTAAACTGCAAGGTATTCCACTTATTTACCTAGAAAGATAATGCAGGCGAGTAAAAACTGCAGAGCTGAATGTTCTAAATATAGGGAAGGAAAGGCATGTTGTACCTTACAGATTAAATTCAGCTTTCATACACAGTCAATTCCCACTGATATTGCTGCATGCATATAAGTAATGGCAAAACATAGGATCCTGGAGACAAAATACATGTTCTCATTCAAACAAAGTGAGGAAAAAGTTATTTGGATAGGCAGCTTTATGATATATTGCTGGGGTACATCAGGGAACATAAACAAGACAACAGTGGTACTGAATTATCGAAGTTGTGCCCATATTTTTAATGGTTATGAACATTTTCATCTGGCCATATTATTAAAGGGTCCGTTTCCCACTACATCACtagatttataaataaatatgaatacAGACACACACTACTCTAGCTGAAGCTGTACTAAAAAATTATTTACACTGACTCTCCATGTCCAGAAGCAAACATTTACTACCTGGTTTTATTTGATGGCCTATAAAAgataaaccttaaaaaaaaaaaatcttcttttaaATTCTAACCATTTACCTTTAACTTTTTTATCAAACTTTTTCTGTTTCATCTTCTCTCTATTATCTTGGCGGGTTTCTCTTGCTTCTTGCAACGCTTCTTCACTACCCCAAACTTCAAGCGAACGTTTTATTACCTACGGGACAGACCACAAGTGTATTCCTTTTTACCCTGAAATGATAAAGATAAGCTGCTCTAGTTTAGAATAGAACTTTCCTTTACACAATTTTATTGTGTTGCCATATCCCACCAACAATCCCTCTTCCATCACCTGGCTAGCTCCCCCTTTGCCTGTGACCCTTGTGATAGTAGTGTGGAGTGTACCCCCCCTGAAAGAGCTGAATTAGACCAAGTAGTCCCAATCATCCAATTAAGCTGCAAACAAGGGAAACTTAGTCtatgtagagcaggggtgggcaaattacaTCCCATGGGCTGAATtcagcccaccagccattttaagctggcccttgagttcccactggggagcagcatctggtgcttgccccgctccagccaGGGATCAGGATCGAGGGCCactccacgtggctcctggaagctgcggcatggccCCCCTCCAGCTTCTACATACTCCAATGGCCTCCTCcggtgctccaatgggagctgcagggatggtgcctgtagatagggcagcacgcagagccgcctggctgcacctcagcataggagctggagaagggatgtGCCACTGCTTCCGGCAGCTGCTTGTGGTATGCGCCACCCCGAGCCTCTCCCCACGCCCCAAcgctgatccccctcctgccctccgaaccccttggtcccagcccagagcaccctcttacACCCCAATCTCCttattcccagccccacctcagggCCCATACCCCcaaccacagccctctcccctccccctcctcagccctgagccctctcctgcaccctgaactcctcatttctggccccactgctGAGCCCATATCCCCCAAGCGgagcccccatcccttcccacaccccaaccccaattttgtgagcatttatggcccgccatacaatctctattcccagatatggccctcgggccagaaggtttgcccacccctgatgtagAGGGTGCTAATTAGAAGGAAGCTCACCTATAAAGCCAGGAAACTGGCAACAGGGAGGAACCCTGCAGTCACTCTCCCTGGGgtaagggagaaggaagggggaacagGAATCTATGAGGAAGGGTTTATCGAGCAGGCCTGAGAGAGATGGGTCTGACTAGGAAGGCTGCGGAAAAAAAGAGTTTAAAGAAACATGGTAGGAAGTAGTTTAGGGAAGAGAGCAGTAGGATTGGTGACGACCCAGACCTTAACTGCTTGCTATAGGGCCCTGGAATGAAACTCAGAATAGAGGGTGGACCCAGGTTCTCGCATCATCCACTGCAGATTGGTACTGCTAAAAGCAGTGAAGGGGAACACTGCCTGAAACTCTGTGGGAGTGACATAGTCAGGGAAGCATGCATGAGGACTGCCTGATGCTGATTGTACAGACAGATTTTTGAAAGACTCCtgtggaaggggaaaacacaGTGTGACCtgactggagggctgagtcatgaagcaGCTGTACAGTGACTCCATGAGCGGGAGGAGAGCAACAACAGTGGAAGACTGGAAAGTGGGCACTAAACCTGGTGGAGCTAATCCCAGAATTGCCAGAAAGGGGTGCCAGCCAGCTGTGAGTAGAGCACCCTGTGACACTCCGACACATTAATAAAGTTTCCTTATAAAACAAAAGAGAGTTACTTTGTTTGAAATGGATATTCATGCATGGAAAACCAGTGTAAACTACTAATTAAGGGCCTAATCCAACTCTAATTGATTTCTCACGCATCCACATTTAAGAATATTAAGGCATGAATTATATTTCTAAGGGAATCAAAATATTGATCCAACATACTTCAAGACAGTTGTTTTCTTCTAAGATATACATGTCTTTAAGCAACTTGATATTTTTCAAATGGGTTGCAAATGTTTTTACTCAAGGAACAGATCCATACAGATTCTGTGTCAGTaaagaaaaggttttttttcctctgcaaccTACTAGTTCTGTCAGTTCTGTTATCACTAAACAACTTCCTTACTGAATAGGAGAAACTCAAcctttcccatttatttcagggACAACTGAAATTCTATCGTATGTACTGTACAACATATTTAGCTTTGTTAAATGGTAAAGATTCTGGGTTCAGTACCACAATGATTAAATTATGAATGGTAGTGGTAATGTCATGAAAATGCAAAAAGGAccatatattttgaaaaatttacaaacattttcataCCTGTAATTTTAAGTAAAGCTTCATGTCACCCCACTGTGAATTATGAGGgtttttcttcaaaataaattTGAGCACTGGTTCTCTCTTATCTAAGTCACAGTCTTTAAGAAGGTAGTCTTGCTTTGCCTCAGTCCTTGTTATAAGCTTATGCTTACCTTCAACATctctgaaacagatttttttttaaagagacaggtaAAAAGCATTATGTAACAGACTAATATTAAAATTCAGTTATGTACTGTACAATGCACCTTACACCCCTACTGTAATGTgggccttgatcttgcaaactTAGGCATACAAGTAGTCCTCCTGAACGCCAATATCAACACACTAGTTTAGAAACCCCtctggtgttttggttttttcatttttgttggggggggaggggggctggataCGGAGGGAGGAGAATGGGCTCCTACCAGGATCACCTCAAAGCTTCTACCTGAGTTTGTCTCCTCCCACAGGTTTTTCCTACAAGAGGGGATAATTGTATaatatactttcaaatcttcaTTGTTTCAAATACAAATTATACAGCCAAAGCAGTTTTCAAATGCAAGACATTTGGCATGCACAAGGAATaataaaattaagcaaaatttaattaaaaagtgtTCATTTATTGGATAAGTAATGAGACAATCTGAACATTCTGGTTACACAAGGTACTAGTGAGCATCTGAAAAATTTATTTCACCTGTCTTGATCCAAAGTATCACCTGAATCTCTTTATCATATGCCCAAATGATTACAAAAATAAATCCTTATCAGGGAGATAA
This genomic interval from Gopherus evgoodei ecotype Sinaloan lineage chromosome 6, rGopEvg1_v1.p, whole genome shotgun sequence contains the following:
- the XPA gene encoding DNA repair protein complementing XP-A cells isoform X2 — protein: MACWKLLGLPRITRSAKVKAPPKIIDTGGGFFLEEEEKEEHKVEKIVHQPGPVLEFDYLICEECGKQFMDSYLMQHFDWATCDNCRDVEGKHKLITRTEAKQDYLLKDCDLDKREPVLKFILKKNPHNSQWGDMKLYLKLQVIKRSLEVWGSEEALQEARETRQDNREKMKQKKFDKKVKELRRAVRSSLWKRGTGSHQHEYGPEENIEEDMYKKTCTICGHELTYEKM
- the XPA gene encoding DNA repair protein complementing XP-A cells isoform X1, which encodes MEGTEPAEETPLLSAAMRAKIERNRQRALMLRQARLAARPYPAAPNEGSAKVKAPPKIIDTGGGFFLEEEEKEEHKVEKIVHQPGPVLEFDYLICEECGKQFMDSYLMQHFDWATCDNCRDVEGKHKLITRTEAKQDYLLKDCDLDKREPVLKFILKKNPHNSQWGDMKLYLKLQVIKRSLEVWGSEEALQEARETRQDNREKMKQKKFDKKVKELRRAVRSSLWKRGTGSHQHEYGPEENIEEDMYKKTCTICGHELTYEKM